AAGTGGAAGAGGAAAGACCTGAGGGATGTCATGGCAACCACTTATGTTAGCAGGAGCATGCCCAAAGCTCAGACCAGGAGTTCAGGATAGGCCACTCAGGGACCAGGGGTGCAGGAGCAGCCACTCAAAGTCCTAACTGCCACCAGGTCAGGACAGAGTAGGCTTTTGGCAAATAACAGTAAATGTTAGTTCCTAATGTCAGTTAATGACACCTGACCTGGCACATTCCATTTCAGCACCCTACCTTGTCCTCTGTGAAGGAGGCCACCCAAACTGTCTCACTGGTTCTAGGTACACAAAACCCAAATCTGAGAAATCCACTAAATTGGCAGGTAGGATggaataatttattattactattattttagagacaaggtcttgctctgttgctcaggctggagtgcagtggtacaatcacagatTACTGCAGCCaaaaactcttggcctcaagcgatcctcctgcctgggcctctgaagtactgggattacaggtatgagccactgtgcccaacctggaGTGATTTAACAACTGTTTTCAAATCAACATTTTGAAATAGTACCATATTTTAGCTTTCGGAATTCTAAACTTTGCTAGATCAGACAAGCTCAGTTTTCTTGAAGGCTGTAATCACAAGTAACAGCTAAAATAGGAAACACGAGTACATTTAGACAAACTTTGGACTGTCAGCTTACGTTTGTATCCTCCAGCAATGCCAGACTGTGTCAGACATCTCTGCAATTCATCAGCATCTATCTGCCCATCCTTTCGAAAAACAAATTAGAGGGATCATAATAGTGATTTGTACTTTCAAGTTATTTGTTTACCTTCAGCATTCAATGAAGCAATAACAACCAAGAAAATCAGTATCATCATGCATGACCTTTTATTAAAAGGAATGCCTTCCAAAAGTGGGCATTCTTTTCCTTAACCCACTGCCACAATTAATGATGAAAGAAACAGTCTGTCTTGGCAACTACTCTTCTGTCAATCTGAGCTAGGAAACTGCTAcagctaaacattttaaaataatttatgtaagttGCTTAATCAtaattccttgttttcttttcttttcttttttttttgtttgaggcgGGTGGACAGAGCAAGCTACACACCAGACATAAGTAAAGAGAAGGCTTGGTTCAAACAGAAAGAGGCCTCTTGGTCACTTTTTCTTATGACATAGTGAATGTTTTTTTTCAGAGCACAAATACATCTGGAAGATACACATTAGGTTCCCAGTGCCTATTCACTGGCTGAACTGGGAAAGAACTAGATATATGTGATTTTTAgggactttaaaataaaatacctaaatccTCAAGTCACTGGGTATTATAGGTTATAAATGAGGAGCAAGAGCAACAATTTGAAACACAATGGGTATGCTGAATACAGGCCAGGGCTGCTGAAAGCTAAGCAGGTGGGGTCACTTACATGCTGGAGGCACTGGCAATCTAAGAATGCTGGTCTTGAGGTTTGCCATGTCTTGTGGTTTCAAAGATACGGATCATTAACAGATTAAGTAGACACTTAAGGGGAAGGTCTTCCAGTTTTAGACTTTTTCCATTCAATTTCTTAAGCTGTATTTCTTAGAGTACTACCTTAAAAAGTGGTCTTCGGTTTTTTTATCCCATAATATTCTACAGTTTTCACATTAAAATTGTGCTATTTCTAGCTTTTGGTCAAAACAAGACTAGGTTGAATTCATAAGAACAAACATCCCCTCTGGACATGTCTGGGTTATACCGACAGTATATTTACTGTACACAGTGACCTCATGAGCTAGGGAAGTGTCCTCTCACAATGTAAGATAGCACCTGTCAATGTAAGACAGCTCCTGTCATATGACGCAGAATGCAGACAAGTGAAAGGTCTTGGGGAGCTGACCTTCTGCTTCTCTGGGTCAACAGGCCACAGCACCTAATAAGGACACGGAGGGGGAGGGGCTAACCTAGTAACAGCATCTGCGTCAAAGAGAAACTACATTGTTCACAAGATTAACTTCCTGATACTAATAAGGGGACAGTAACTTGCTTATTTAGAACCTGGTGGGTTTTTACCATATTTCCTAAGTGGGTGAATGATTAGCAATCAAGTTCAACCCAAAGGAAGTGCCCATGAGAATCGGGCTATGTAATTACTAATAAACGTCTTTAAGTTGTACAAACAAGGGTTTATATTTACCAGATCTAGAATTTCTTCGCTGGAAACCACCCTGGAACATTTAATTCAACCACAAGTTTGGTTTCGAACTGAACTCACATAAATACGAGTAACACTTTGTCCTAATTTATTCtgaacattcaaaaataaataactaaaataagaaacaaagaactttctttttttcttttttttcttttgcagaagcAAAGGGACTCAGTACCAGAGGAAGTTCGCTTTTCAGTGTCACTATATCAAAAGCTACCACAAATGCGGACAATAACGGCCCTTTAATATTAAAGGTAAACGCTAACCTGTCCAGCTACAGCAGCAAAGTAACCATACAGCGGATCCTGAGTTTGTCCGGGAAACGCAGGTCCTCCGGGAGCCCCTCCGTACTGTGAAACAGGAAACACAAACCCGTCATTCAAGTTTTCTTCTTTCACCATTGAGGGCTTTCGTGCAAGGCCAGACAACTGCCCGCCTGCCTGCCCTTCACAAGgctcacctccccacccccaggcacACTCTGCCAACACTCCACCCCTCTCTTCCATTCACACCCCCGTAATTTAAAAACTGGCGACTTGGACCATAAAGAGTTGCTGTGGAAGTGATGTCTGCATATGTAAAGCAACTTTTAAAATCCCTATTAACTTGAAGGTTACTGAGGTGAGTGCAAACTAGGCAAGCCAATGAAAGGGCTTGGAATTCTCCTTTTGTTGTTACAGCATTTATGGTATTTTAAAAGCGTTTTATGAACGATGGAAGGCTGGAGTTGGTAACATTCTGAGACGGGTGTAGCCTAGGGAAGAGTAAGGTGTCTGACTGGGCTGTATCTCGTGGGTGGCGAGGGAACACTGCCTGTCTCGGAAACAGTTCCCAAGACAACGCGCATCCCAGACGCCCGGCAAGGCTGCCTTCCTACAGGTCTTTTACTTCagtaggttttccttttttttctgtcccccttctcacttttttttttttttttttttttttgagggagggaggaaggtatATCGAAGTATCATTCTAGAATAAAATGACTGTTGTTGCTTTGGGAGGCAACCGAGAGGGCGGGGGTGGGGTGAAGTGGGGGTTAGTCAACACCCAATTAACACGATTTCATGCCGCGTATCCGAGAAGCCGCAGGGCGGGCTTCTGGGGTCCCAATCCACCTTCACCTTGGGCCCGCAGAGCCATCCAGGAGAAGGGACGGGGGAAACCAGGGGAGAGGCCGAACCGCAGGGGCCTAGGGCGAGGCCGCGAGCGCAGGCAGAAGCCGAGGGCGGAAGGAGCCCGGGCAGCTGCCCAGCAGCGCCTCACCCCGCTGGCCGCAGCATCTCCAAGGTGGCCTCTTAGCGCCCCGGAGCCGCCTGGGCAGCGATCCCGCGCAATCAGCACTTACCCCGCCTGGGTAGTACCCGCCGCCGGCGCCAGGATGCCCTGGGTACGCCATGGTGCAGACTGCGCCGCCGCCTCACTGGCTCTGTGCACCAAGCCTCCCAGCcgcctgccccgccccgccctgccGCGAGGGGGCCGCCCCAGAGCGCACCACACGGGCGTGGGGGAGGCGCTCCGCAGCTGTCTTCAGTTCCTGCCTGTGCACGCGGCCGTGGCTCCACTGCCTGCGCGCTTCTTCCTATCTTTGCCATTACGGTGCTAACGCAGTGCACGACCGAAGGTCCAGTGGTGGCCTACGACCTGCGAGGCAATTCACACCAGGGACTTTCCTCCCTCCGAAACTAATGGCACATTCCAACATCGATACACCGCcccaggaattcttttttttttttttttttttttttttccgtcgGACTTGGCTATTATCTGgcacatttcttattttaaacaactttattgGACAGGACGGAGCTACTATAAGCGGAGCGCACCATCGCGAGGCAGGGGCTGAATTCCTTCGGGCAAGTCT
Above is a genomic segment from Macaca thibetana thibetana isolate TM-01 chromosome 3, ASM2454274v1, whole genome shotgun sequence containing:
- the SRI gene encoding sorcin isoform X2 encodes the protein MAYPGHPGAGGGYYPGGYGGAPGGPAFPGQTQDPLYGYFAAVAGQDGQIDADELQRCLTQSGIAGGYKRFRLSPQAVNSIAKRYSTNGKITFDDYIACCVKLRALTDSFRRRDTAQQGVVNFPYDDFIQCVMSV